Sequence from the Streptomyces sp. R33 genome:
TACCGGCCCTCCACACGCCGCTTCCCCGACCCGGTGCACCTGCGGATCGAGGACGTCCCCGAGTACGGCGACTGCCCCGACGCCGATGCCCTCGCCGAACTCGCCGCCCGGGGCGGGGAGCTGCGCCGCGCGGTACTGGAGAAGGGGGCGCTGATCGACCGGGACGCCGTCTGGGCCCTCAAGCGCGCCGCCCTGGAACTGCTGTACGCGGTCCCCCGCACGCCCGAACGGGAGGCCGCCTACCGGGAGTTCCGTGCCGAGCAGGGCGAGGCGCTGGACCGGCACGCGGCCTGGTGCGCCGACCATGCCGGCGACGATCCGAGAAGCGGGACCGACTTCCACCGCTGGCTGGTGTGGCTGACGGTCACCCAGCTCGCCGCGGCCCAGAGCGCGGCCCGCGAGGCCGGGATGGCGGTCGGCATCGTGCACGACCTGGCCGTCGGGGTGCACCCGAAGGGCTCGGACACCGCCGGCCCGCCCCTGTACGCGAACGGCGTGTGCGTCGGCGCCCCGCCGGACGCCTTCAACGCCCGCGGCCAGGACTGGGGGCTGCCGCCGTGGCGGCCCGACCGGCTGGAGGCCACCGGGTACGCGCCCTTCCGGGCCCTGCTGCGCGGGGTGTTCCGCTACGCCGGCGCCCTGCGCATCGACCACGTCATGGGCCTGTTCCGGCTCTGGTGGATCCCGGAGGGCGCCCCGCCCGCCGACGGCGCGTACGTCTCGTACGACGGCGAGGCCATGCTCGCGGTCCTGGTGCTCGAGGCCCACCGGGCCGGGGCCCTGGTCATCGGCGAGGACCTCGGGACGGTGGAGCCGCGGGTCCGCCGGGCGCTGGCCCGGCGCGGGGTGCTCGGCACCTCCGTGCTCTGGTTCGAACGGGACTGGGCGGGCGACGGGCAGCCGCTCGCCCCCGAGGCCTGGCGGGCCGACTGCCTGGCCACCGCCACCACCCATGACCTGCCGCCCACCGCCGCCAAGCTGGCCGGCGGTCACGTGGAACTGCGCGACCGGCTCGGCCTGCTGACCCGGCCGGTGGAGGAGGAGCGGGCCCAGGACGCCGAGGACACCGCCCGGTGGCTGGACGTGCTGGAGGGGCTCGGCCTGGACACCAAGGGGGAGGAGGCCGCCGTACGGGCCCTGTACGGCTTCCTGCTGCGCACCCCCGCCCGGCTGGTCGGCGTATGGCTGCCGGACGCGGTCGGGGACCGGCGGCCGCAGAACCTGCCGGGAACCTGGGACCAGTACCCCAATTGGCGGCTGCCGGTCGCGGACGCCGCGGGACGGCCGCTGACCCTGGAGGCGCTGGCCGCCTCGCCCCGGGCGAACGCCCTGCTGGGCGCGGTGCGGGAGGGGGCGCGTGCCCGTACGGCACCCCCGGGCGCGCGCCTCGTTTAGGTGTTCGCTACGTTTGCACCGTGGACAAGAAGAACGCTCTGCGCGCCGGCGCCGTCACGGCCGGATCGACGCTGATGATGCTGCTGATGACGTCTCCCGCGCTCGCGGTGACCCATGACGACGGCGACGACCCGGGCACGGGCCTGAGCGTTGCCCAGACCCTGGGTCTGTACGTCGGCCTGCCGATCCTGCTGTTCCTGGTCATCGCGGGCCTCGTGATGGTCCTCGACAAGTCGGACAGGCCGCAGGCGCAGGGCTGACCCCGCGGGGGCAGTACCCGTCAGAGACTTCCGGGGCGCCGGGG
This genomic interval carries:
- a CDS encoding 4-alpha-glucanotransferase yields the protein MDDLARLASLHGIATTYQPAEDVTVPVPEATVKALLGLLGVVADDAEDVRVSAEDAVREAAGRLLPRTVVLWRGEPVPPEPAGLPPGTRVRVAAEETGEELAWGPGLPLGVHRLAAETPDGRTGAATLIVAPERAPAAPERAHGLLVQLYSLLSERSWGMGDLGDLAALARWAGRTHGVGFIQVNPLHAAVPGIPTDPSPYRPSTRRFPDPVHLRIEDVPEYGDCPDADALAELAARGGELRRAVLEKGALIDRDAVWALKRAALELLYAVPRTPEREAAYREFRAEQGEALDRHAAWCADHAGDDPRSGTDFHRWLVWLTVTQLAAAQSAAREAGMAVGIVHDLAVGVHPKGSDTAGPPLYANGVCVGAPPDAFNARGQDWGLPPWRPDRLEATGYAPFRALLRGVFRYAGALRIDHVMGLFRLWWIPEGAPPADGAYVSYDGEAMLAVLVLEAHRAGALVIGEDLGTVEPRVRRALARRGVLGTSVLWFERDWAGDGQPLAPEAWRADCLATATTHDLPPTAAKLAGGHVELRDRLGLLTRPVEEERAQDAEDTARWLDVLEGLGLDTKGEEAAVRALYGFLLRTPARLVGVWLPDAVGDRRPQNLPGTWDQYPNWRLPVADAAGRPLTLEALAASPRANALLGAVREGARARTAPPGARLV